A stretch of Oryza brachyantha chromosome 4, ObraRS2, whole genome shotgun sequence DNA encodes these proteins:
- the LOC102713270 gene encoding UDP-glycosyltransferase 82A1-like, with protein sequence MGAEAIHEPPAVLLVPFPAQGHVTPMLHLARALAAHGVAATVAVPDFIHRRIAAAGGGRARDELDGGVGLASIPSGIALPEGGGAGRDADPPGFGAIVHAMEHHMPAHLERMLQPTGRRHRRVAWLVVDVLASWAVPVAERCGVPAAGFWPAMLASYRAVAAIPELLGRGVISESGTPAVSSNHPDNDGGQEEEQQQPAIRGMRILPAELELSTKELPWLVGDSATQRSRFAFWLQTLHRARGFRTVLVNSFPGEAASAAAAEVDDDDDGKPVRQGPRVLPVGPLLAGGNVERAKGGVAAANDDNTQQPCSKNPSMWQADSTCIRWLDAQPAASVVYVSFGSWVGPIGHDKIRELALGLEATGRPFLWALKDDPSWRAGLPGGYAGRVAGRGKLVEWAPQDEVLRHAAVGCYLTHCGWNSTVEAIQHGVRMLCHPVAGDQFINCAYITRVWKVGLRLGSVSQDGVKSCIERVMEGAEGARLQEKMNTLRQRVVTAEARRMAQRNVKSFVSEIMRDYPSLMQMYTIL encoded by the exons ATGGGAGCCGAGGCTATCCATGAGCCGCCGGCGGTGCTTCTCGTGCCGTTCCCGGCGCAGGGTCACGTCACGCCCATGCTGCACCtggcccgcgccctcgccgcgcaCGGCGTCGCGGCGACGGTCGCCGTGCCGGACTTCATCCACCGCCGcatcgctgccgccggcggcggacgcgcgAGGGAcgagctcgacggcggcgtggggcTCGCCTCCATCCCGAGCGGCATCGCCCTCCCGGAAGGTGGTGGAGCCGGCAGGGACGCCGACCCGCCGGGGTTCGGAGCCATCGTGCACGCCATGGAGCACCACATGCCCGCGCACCTGGAGCGCATGCTGCAGCCGACggggcgccgccaccgccgcgtcgcgtGGCTCGTCGTCGACGTGCTGGCCTCCTGGGCCGTCCCCGTGGCGGAGCGGTGCGGCGTCCCGGCGGCCGGGTTCTGGCCGGCCATGCTCGCCAGctaccgcgccgtcgccgccatcccgGAGCTCCTCGGCAGGGGCGTCATCTCGGAGTCCG GTACCCCTGCTGTCTCGTCGAATCATCCCGACAACGATGGTggccaggaggaggagcagcagcagccggcgaTTCGAGGCATGCGCATCCTGCCGGCGGAGCTCGAGCTGAGCACCAAGGAGCTCCCATGGCTCGTGGGCGACTCGGCTACCCAGAGATCGAGGTTCGCCTTCTGGCTCCAGACGTTGCACCGCGCGAGGGGCTTCCGCACGGTCCTCGTCAACTCCTTCCCCGGCGAGgccgcctctgccgccgccgccgaggtcgacgacgacgacgacgggaaACCGGTGCGGCAGGGCCCGCGTGTTCTTCCCGTCGGGCCTCTGCTAGCCGGCGGCAACGTGGAGCGCGCGAAaggcggcgtcgcggcggcgaacgaTGATAACACGCAGCAGCCGTGCAGCAAGAACCCGAGCATGTGGCAGGCGGACTCGACGTGCATCCGGTGGCTGGACGCGCAGCCCGCGGCGTCGGTGGTGTACGTCTCCTTCGGCAGCTGGGTCGGGCCGATCGGCCACGACAAGATCCGGGAGCTCGCGCTCGGGCTGGAGGCCACCGGCCGGCCGTTCCTGTGGGCGCTCAAGGACGACCCGTCGTGGCGCGCGGGCCTCCCCGGCGGCTACGCCGGCAgggtcgccggccgcggcaaGCTGGTGGAGTGGGCGCCGCAGGACGAGGTGCTccggcacgccgccgtcgggtGCTACCTCACGCACTGCGGCTGGAACTCCACCGTGGAGGCCATCCAGCACGGCGTCCGCATGCTGTGCcaccccgtcgccggcgaccagTTCATCAACTGCGCGTACATCACGAGGGTCTGGAAGGTCGGGCTCAGGCTCGGCAGCGTGAGCCAGGATGGCGTCAAGAGCTGCATCGAGAGGGTCATGGAAGGCGCGGAGGGCGCGCGTTTGCAGGAGAAGATGAACACGCTGAGGCAGCGAGTCGTGACGGCCGAGGCGAGACGCATGGCGCAGCGCAACGTCAAGTCATTCGTGAGCGAAATTATGAGAGACTACCCGTCGCTCATGCAGATGTACACTATATTGTAG